In one Nocardioides luteus genomic region, the following are encoded:
- a CDS encoding response regulator transcription factor yields the protein MIRILLAEDQAMMRGALAVLLGLEDDLEVVAQVGAGTEIVPTALEVRPDVALLDIELPGISGLEAARELTARLPECRVMILTTFSRPGYVREAMAAGAVGFLVKDGPVEELADAIRRVLRGETVLDPDLAAATLRAAPNPLTSRERDVLAASEDGSSIADIASRLFLSPSTVRNYLSAAIGKTSTRNKTEAALTARRNGWLS from the coding sequence GTGATCCGCATCCTGCTGGCCGAGGACCAGGCGATGATGCGTGGCGCGCTCGCCGTGCTGCTCGGGCTCGAGGACGACCTCGAGGTGGTCGCCCAGGTCGGCGCCGGCACCGAGATCGTGCCGACCGCGCTCGAGGTGCGCCCCGACGTGGCGCTGCTCGACATCGAGCTGCCCGGCATCAGCGGTCTCGAGGCCGCACGCGAGCTGACTGCGCGGCTCCCGGAGTGCCGGGTGATGATCCTGACGACGTTCTCGCGACCCGGCTATGTGCGCGAGGCGATGGCCGCGGGCGCGGTCGGCTTCCTGGTCAAGGACGGACCGGTCGAGGAGCTGGCCGACGCGATCCGCCGGGTGCTGCGCGGCGAGACGGTTCTCGACCCGGATCTGGCCGCCGCCACGCTTCGCGCCGCCCCGAATCCGCTGACCTCGCGCGAGCGTGACGTGCTCGCGGCCTCCGAGGACGGGTCGAGCATCGCCGACATCGCCTCGCGCCTGTTCCTCTCCCCGAGCACCGTCCGCAACTACCTCTCCGCCGCGATCGGTAAGACCAGCACCCGCAACAAGACCGAGGCTGCTCTGACCGCCCGCCGCAACGGCTGGCTGAGCTGA
- a CDS encoding alpha/beta hydrolase family protein — MPRASAALLALLLTASALVASTGPVLADPEPPGDQPLPGYTISNPAVAPIVVGGEETTVRQGVHEHAAYILEVPADWNGELVMWAHGYRGLSYTLTPETPAFGLRRTFLEQGYAWAASSYSTNGYDVGAGVRSTRDLAAYASELLPRRASRTYVTGVSMGGHVIGRSLEQYPGFYDGAMPMCGQLGDVELFDFFVDYNLGAQALAGYDAYPYGADYQSADVPVIKERLGLDGTLTPEGEQLRAMTIERSGGPRPGATAAFGQWKDFLFSLPSVDDGGTLAFNIARVATNQDTVYTPSSPVDLNSEIERIAPADPAGRYSHRLNAPSRISGRPSAPVVSLHNLGDMFVPFSLEQIYLREVKRHHRDGLVVQRAIRSAGHCEFSPAEASAAWGDLIGWVEHGDRPAGDDVLDRAAVAAPDYGCAFTDPGAYGTGSRRLYARCP, encoded by the coding sequence ATGCCTCGTGCGTCAGCCGCTCTCCTCGCCCTGCTCCTGACCGCTTCCGCCCTGGTCGCCTCGACCGGCCCGGTCCTCGCCGACCCCGAGCCACCCGGTGACCAGCCGCTGCCGGGCTACACGATCAGCAACCCGGCGGTGGCGCCGATCGTCGTCGGCGGCGAGGAGACCACGGTGCGTCAGGGCGTGCACGAGCACGCTGCGTACATCCTCGAGGTGCCGGCGGACTGGAACGGCGAGCTGGTGATGTGGGCCCACGGCTACCGCGGGCTCAGCTACACGCTGACGCCGGAGACCCCGGCGTTCGGGCTGCGGCGTACGTTCCTCGAGCAGGGCTACGCCTGGGCGGCGTCGAGCTACTCGACCAACGGCTACGACGTGGGTGCCGGGGTGCGCTCGACGCGGGACCTGGCGGCGTACGCCTCCGAGCTGCTGCCCCGCCGCGCCAGCCGCACGTACGTGACCGGGGTGTCGATGGGCGGGCACGTGATCGGGCGCTCGCTGGAGCAGTATCCGGGCTTCTACGACGGCGCGATGCCGATGTGCGGGCAGCTGGGCGACGTGGAGCTCTTCGACTTCTTCGTCGACTACAACCTCGGCGCCCAGGCGCTCGCCGGGTACGACGCCTACCCCTACGGCGCGGACTACCAGAGCGCCGACGTCCCGGTGATCAAGGAGCGGCTGGGGCTGGACGGCACGCTGACGCCGGAGGGCGAGCAGCTGCGGGCGATGACCATCGAGCGCAGCGGTGGCCCCCGGCCGGGCGCCACCGCGGCCTTCGGGCAGTGGAAGGACTTCCTGTTCTCGCTGCCCTCGGTCGACGACGGCGGCACGCTGGCCTTCAACATCGCCCGGGTCGCGACCAACCAGGACACCGTCTACACGCCGAGCTCGCCGGTCGACCTCAACAGCGAGATCGAGCGGATCGCCCCCGCCGACCCGGCCGGGCGCTACAGCCACCGGCTCAACGCGCCCTCGCGGATCTCCGGACGTCCGAGCGCACCCGTGGTGAGCCTGCACAACCTCGGCGACATGTTCGTGCCGTTCTCGCTGGAGCAGATCTACCTGCGTGAGGTGAAGCGCCACCACCGCGACGGTCTGGTCGTGCAGCGGGCGATCCGGTCCGCCGGGCACTGCGAGTTCAGCCCCGCCGAGGCCTCGGCCGCCTGGGGCGACCTCATCGGCTGGGTCGAGCACGGCGACCGCCCGGCCGGCGACGACGTGCTCGACCGGGCCGCGGTCGCCGCACCCGACTACGGCTGCGCGTTCACCGATCCCGGTGCGTACGGGACCGGGTCGCGCCGCCTCTACGCGCGCTGCCCCTGA
- a CDS encoding MFS transporter, which produces MPVALLALAIGGFGIGLTEFVIMGLLPEVSTDFAVSETTAGYLISGYALSVAIGAIALTLALTRVPRKSALLGLMVLFIIGNLISAISPDYATMMVGRIIAALCHGAFFGIGAVVAAQLVAPERKASAIAFMFGGLTLANVLGVPLGTLLGQAAGWRSTFWAITVIGVIAFIGIALLVPAHTGRNEEAAPAVRTELAAFASPQVWFSIALTVLGYGGMFGGFTYIAFTLTEVSGFSAGAVPLLLVLFGVGLFFGNIVGGRAADRDLVRTLGVLLAALTVVLAVFALVATSQVLTVVALVLMGAVGFGTVPALQMRVMGYADRAPTLASGANIAAFNVGNALGAWIGGLTLAAGLGYTSPLWAGAGVTALGLLVLLVAVRAPGGERRTSVPVPA; this is translated from the coding sequence ATGCCCGTCGCACTGCTAGCCCTCGCGATCGGAGGGTTCGGCATCGGCCTCACCGAGTTCGTCATCATGGGCCTGCTGCCCGAGGTCTCCACCGACTTCGCGGTCAGCGAGACCACCGCCGGCTACCTCATCTCCGGCTATGCCCTCAGCGTCGCGATCGGCGCGATCGCCCTGACCCTCGCGCTCACCCGCGTGCCCCGGAAGTCCGCCCTGCTGGGCCTGATGGTGCTGTTCATCATCGGCAACCTGATCTCGGCGATCTCGCCCGACTACGCCACGATGATGGTCGGCCGGATCATCGCCGCCCTATGCCACGGCGCGTTCTTCGGCATCGGCGCCGTCGTCGCCGCGCAGCTGGTCGCCCCGGAGCGTAAGGCGAGTGCCATCGCCTTCATGTTCGGCGGCCTCACCCTCGCGAACGTCCTCGGTGTGCCGCTCGGCACCCTGCTCGGCCAGGCCGCCGGCTGGCGCTCGACCTTCTGGGCCATCACCGTGATCGGCGTCATCGCCTTCATCGGCATCGCGCTCCTGGTCCCGGCCCACACCGGCCGCAACGAGGAGGCCGCCCCGGCCGTACGCACCGAGCTGGCCGCCTTCGCCAGCCCGCAGGTCTGGTTCTCGATCGCCCTGACCGTGCTCGGCTACGGCGGCATGTTCGGCGGGTTCACCTACATCGCCTTCACCCTGACCGAGGTCAGCGGCTTCTCCGCCGGCGCCGTCCCGCTGCTGCTCGTCCTCTTCGGCGTCGGCCTGTTCTTCGGCAACATCGTGGGCGGCCGCGCCGCCGACCGTGACCTGGTCCGCACCCTCGGCGTCCTCCTGGCAGCGCTGACCGTCGTCCTCGCCGTCTTCGCCCTCGTCGCCACCAGCCAGGTGCTGACCGTCGTCGCGCTGGTTCTGATGGGCGCGGTCGGCTTCGGCACGGTGCCGGCCCTGCAGATGCGGGTGATGGGGTACGCCGACCGGGCACCCACCCTCGCCTCCGGCGCCAACATCGCCGCCTTCAACGTCGGCAACGCGCTCGGCGCGTGGATCGGCGGCCTCACCCTCGCCGCCGGACTCGGCTACACCTCGCCGCTGTGGGCGGGCGCCGGGGTCACCGCGCTCGGTCTCCTCGTGCTGCTGGTCGCCGTCCGTGCGCCCGGGGGCGAGCGGCGTACGTCCGTTCCCGTCCCTGCCTGA
- a CDS encoding mycothiol transferase, which translates to MSQTCSQRLLADGFGRIAENLPAIVDGLSVDDLLWRPYDGANSIAWTLWHIGRMEDAQIAPLAGTDEVWARDGWVERFGLPYRPRAMGYGQSAAEVAAFRLEDPTLLTGYYEAVHAATLELVDSLSDEDLARVIDERWDPPVTAAVRLVSVVDDAAQHIGQAAYVKGLLALR; encoded by the coding sequence ATGAGCCAAACCTGTTCCCAGCGCCTGCTCGCGGACGGCTTCGGCCGGATCGCGGAGAACCTCCCCGCGATCGTCGACGGCCTCTCGGTCGACGACCTGCTGTGGCGGCCGTACGACGGGGCCAACTCGATCGCCTGGACCCTGTGGCACATCGGCCGGATGGAGGATGCCCAGATCGCACCGCTCGCCGGCACCGACGAGGTGTGGGCGAGGGACGGCTGGGTGGAGCGGTTCGGGCTGCCCTATCGGCCGCGTGCGATGGGCTACGGGCAGTCGGCCGCAGAGGTCGCGGCCTTCCGGCTGGAGGACCCGACGCTGCTGACCGGCTACTACGAGGCCGTCCACGCGGCGACCCTCGAGCTGGTCGACTCGCTGAGCGACGAGGATCTCGCGCGCGTCATCGACGAGCGCTGGGACCCGCCGGTCACCGCTGCAGTGCGGCTGGTCAGCGTCGTCGACGACGCCGCCCAGCACATCGGCCAGGCGGCGTACGTCAAGGGGCTGCTCGCTCTCCGCTGA
- a CDS encoding limonene-1,2-epoxide hydrolase family protein, producing MTEIQIVEQFLAALETGEVDAALALCADDVTYQNVPLPPARGLSEVGRQLRVMGKYATGFEVRMINIAANGPVVLTERIDVLSRGSVSAEFWVCGTFEVRDGKIVLWRDYFDWTTFIAAGIKGVGQAAFGAIRKAVGR from the coding sequence ATGACCGAGATCCAGATCGTCGAGCAGTTCCTGGCCGCGCTCGAGACCGGAGAGGTCGACGCGGCGCTGGCGCTGTGCGCGGACGACGTCACCTACCAGAACGTGCCCCTGCCGCCGGCCCGTGGCCTGTCCGAGGTCGGGCGCCAGCTGCGGGTCATGGGGAAGTACGCCACCGGCTTCGAGGTCCGGATGATCAACATCGCGGCCAACGGCCCGGTGGTGCTCACCGAGCGCATCGACGTGCTCAGCCGCGGCTCGGTCTCCGCCGAGTTCTGGGTGTGCGGCACCTTCGAGGTGCGCGACGGCAAGATCGTGCTCTGGCGCGACTACTTCGACTGGACGACGTTCATCGCGGCGGGCATCAAGGGCGTCGGCCAGGCTGCGTTCGGCGCGATCCGGAAGGCCGTCGGGCGCTGA
- a CDS encoding dihydrofolate reductase family protein has translation MRTLIYSAFVSLDGVVDSPGGGSPSEQHRSGGWTFKDIEFLPEAYAIKGSEMEEAGALMFGRRSYEAFAPIWPDIEDFAVVKEIPKYVVSTSLGEEALVEGWGPQNIVRSLDEVEKLKQGDGGPILIAGSAELARNLSDAGLIDRYHLLVFPVVLGAGKSLWSETDKDKQMLTLVESETYANGILKLVYDVVR, from the coding sequence ATGCGCACCCTCATCTACTCAGCGTTCGTATCCCTCGACGGCGTCGTCGACTCCCCCGGCGGCGGCTCGCCGTCCGAGCAGCACCGCAGCGGTGGCTGGACCTTCAAGGACATCGAGTTCCTGCCGGAGGCCTACGCCATCAAGGGCAGCGAGATGGAGGAGGCCGGCGCGCTGATGTTCGGTCGCCGCAGCTACGAGGCCTTCGCCCCGATCTGGCCCGACATCGAGGACTTCGCGGTGGTCAAGGAGATCCCGAAGTACGTCGTCTCGACCTCCCTCGGCGAGGAGGCTCTGGTCGAGGGCTGGGGCCCGCAGAACATCGTGAGGTCGCTGGACGAGGTCGAGAAGCTCAAGCAGGGCGACGGCGGCCCGATCCTGATCGCCGGCAGCGCCGAGCTCGCCCGCAACCTCTCCGACGCCGGCCTGATCGACCGCTACCACCTGCTCGTCTTCCCGGTGGTCCTCGGCGCCGGGAAGTCGCTGTGGAGCGAGACCGACAAGGACAAGCAGATGCTGACGCTGGTCGAGTCGGAGACCTACGCCAACGGCATCCTCAAGCTCGTCTACGACGTCGTCCGCTGA
- a CDS encoding DUF6069 family protein, protein MTTVTNEIPQRTRIGWPRIVGTAAAAAVAATVVWVLWTAAGGVDLEVKSGSGAQQIGIGSVILSSLLIGLAGGALLRWWEGRSERGTRRWTMLAVGIASVSLITPTSALTVAAGLGLVSLHVVVAVVVIAGLRRR, encoded by the coding sequence ATGACAACGGTGACGAACGAGATCCCGCAGCGCACCCGAATCGGGTGGCCGCGGATCGTGGGGACGGCGGCCGCTGCGGCCGTCGCGGCGACGGTCGTCTGGGTGCTGTGGACCGCGGCCGGGGGAGTGGACCTCGAGGTGAAGTCGGGGTCGGGGGCGCAGCAGATCGGAATCGGCTCGGTCATCCTCAGCAGCTTGCTGATCGGGCTCGCCGGCGGCGCGCTGCTGCGGTGGTGGGAGGGCCGCTCCGAGCGCGGGACCAGGCGCTGGACGATGCTCGCCGTCGGGATCGCGTCGGTCTCGCTGATCACGCCGACCAGCGCGCTCACCGTGGCCGCCGGGCTGGGGCTCGTGAGCCTGCACGTCGTCGTGGCCGTTGTGGTCATCGCCGGCCTGCGGCGACGGTAA
- a CDS encoding sensor histidine kinase, whose translation MSGLRCHLQRHGVVLVWLPVLLLFPLLNLSDGLLPAFGQVALVLAIAAAAVALVVTERIPVLLPSLVALIALAAMQGEGWQTVWGVLAIVSPAVLRGWRLLVAIAVATVGVAVSIAVIEGIGDAYLLSVGGTLLSGITTTSFLRLIEAVEQLRRTREELARAAVAEERARMSRDLHDLLGHTLSVMVVKAEAVRRLAARDPEAAAAHAADIEEVGRAALADVRVAVDQMKTLSLAEELDGARRALDAAGIRTSVTAAPSEVPDIAGQALAWVVREGATNVLRHSGAASCRFELTEDGGEFRLAVVDDGVGGPAGPSGASERSGGLEGLRQRLRAVDGRLDVLPGAEGFRLEATVPAS comes from the coding sequence GTGTCCGGCCTGAGGTGTCACCTCCAGCGCCACGGCGTGGTGCTGGTGTGGCTGCCGGTGCTGCTGCTCTTCCCATTGCTCAATCTCTCCGACGGGCTCTTGCCGGCGTTCGGCCAGGTCGCTCTGGTGCTGGCGATCGCGGCGGCCGCGGTCGCCCTCGTCGTCACCGAGCGCATCCCCGTCCTGCTGCCCTCGCTCGTCGCTCTGATCGCGCTCGCCGCGATGCAGGGCGAGGGCTGGCAGACCGTCTGGGGAGTGCTGGCCATCGTCTCCCCGGCGGTGCTGCGCGGCTGGCGTCTGCTGGTCGCCATCGCCGTGGCCACGGTCGGGGTCGCGGTCTCGATCGCGGTGATCGAGGGCATCGGCGACGCCTACCTGCTCAGCGTCGGCGGCACCCTGCTCAGCGGCATCACCACGACGTCCTTCCTGCGCCTCATCGAGGCCGTCGAGCAGCTCCGCCGCACCCGCGAGGAGCTGGCCCGCGCGGCCGTGGCCGAGGAGCGCGCCCGGATGTCCCGCGACCTCCACGACCTGCTCGGCCACACGCTGAGCGTGATGGTCGTCAAGGCCGAGGCCGTACGCCGCCTGGCGGCTCGTGATCCCGAGGCGGCCGCCGCGCACGCGGCGGACATCGAGGAGGTCGGCCGCGCAGCCCTGGCCGACGTCCGGGTCGCCGTCGACCAGATGAAGACGCTCTCCCTGGCCGAGGAGCTCGACGGCGCACGCCGTGCTCTCGACGCCGCCGGGATCCGTACGTCGGTGACCGCTGCCCCGAGCGAGGTGCCCGACATCGCCGGCCAGGCGCTCGCCTGGGTCGTGCGCGAGGGGGCCACCAACGTACTGCGCCACTCCGGGGCGGCCAGCTGCCGCTTCGAGCTCACCGAGGACGGTGGTGAGTTCCGGCTCGCCGTGGTCGACGACGGGGTGGGCGGACCGGCGGGCCCGAGCGGAGCGAGCGAGAGGTCCGGCGGGCTCGAGGGCCTGCGGCAGCGGCTCCGTGCCGTCGACGGTCGCCTCGACGTGCTTCCTGGGGCCGAAGGTTTTCGCCTCGAGGCGACGGTGCCGGCATCGTGA
- a CDS encoding NAD(P)H-binding protein produces the protein MRIAIVGGHGKVALHLHPILAAAGHTPLALVRSESYRAELEALGAEVGLLDIENQDADGFAAAFAGCDAVVFAAGGGPDGNKERKRTVDLEGSTKSIAGAEEAGIKRFVQVSAINVDEPVPADAGEVWKAYVEAKRDADIALRDSDLEWTILRPGGLTDEPGTGRVKLAPKLDRDTIPRADVAAVIAAVIDDAATVGKQWELVSGDATVDEAIAAVL, from the coding sequence ATGCGCATCGCCATCGTCGGCGGCCACGGCAAGGTCGCCCTGCACCTCCATCCGATCCTCGCCGCCGCGGGGCACACCCCGCTCGCGCTCGTACGCAGCGAGAGCTACCGAGCCGAGCTCGAGGCGCTCGGCGCCGAGGTCGGCCTGCTCGACATCGAGAACCAGGACGCCGACGGGTTCGCCGCCGCCTTCGCGGGCTGCGACGCGGTGGTCTTCGCCGCCGGGGGCGGCCCCGACGGCAACAAGGAGCGCAAGCGCACCGTCGACCTGGAGGGCTCGACGAAGTCGATCGCCGGCGCGGAGGAAGCCGGCATCAAGCGCTTCGTGCAGGTCTCGGCGATCAACGTCGACGAGCCGGTCCCGGCCGATGCCGGCGAGGTCTGGAAGGCCTACGTCGAGGCCAAGCGCGACGCCGACATCGCCCTGCGCGACAGCGATCTGGAGTGGACCATCCTGCGTCCCGGCGGCCTCACCGACGAGCCCGGGACCGGGCGGGTGAAGCTGGCCCCGAAGCTCGACCGCGACACCATCCCGCGCGCCGACGTGGCCGCGGTCATCGCCGCGGTGATCGACGACGCCGCCACCGTCGGCAAGCAGTGGGAGCTGGTCTCCGGCGACGCCACGGTCGACGAGGCCATCGCCGCCGTGCTCTGA
- a CDS encoding DsbA family protein — protein sequence MSTDSASSPSRKEKREARAAKAAAELEALRKKQARKSILTVVAVCAAIAVIVGGLVWFSLSRSGDSEIAAPEAGSSEHGLVIGPDDAPHKVVIYEDFLCPYCGDFEAASREDLAELAADGKVQVDYRPFVLLDQIGPYSELATSAFAVVQEEAGDEVAKKFHDLLFENQPSESGPFPEGADLVDLAVEAGAEESAVKDRIENLDGKAWADAATQAAVDDGVQGTPTILLDGEQFADGNSFEEIAANLAEQLS from the coding sequence ATGAGCACGGATTCAGCCAGCAGCCCCTCGCGCAAGGAGAAGCGTGAGGCCCGCGCTGCCAAGGCCGCCGCGGAGCTGGAGGCTCTGCGCAAGAAGCAGGCCCGCAAGTCGATCCTCACCGTCGTGGCGGTCTGCGCCGCCATCGCCGTGATCGTCGGCGGCCTCGTCTGGTTCAGCCTGAGCCGCTCCGGGGACAGCGAGATCGCCGCGCCCGAAGCCGGCAGCAGCGAGCACGGTCTGGTGATCGGCCCCGACGACGCGCCCCACAAGGTCGTCATCTACGAGGACTTCCTGTGCCCCTACTGCGGCGACTTCGAGGCCGCGTCCCGCGAGGATCTCGCCGAGCTCGCCGCCGACGGCAAGGTGCAGGTCGACTACCGCCCGTTCGTGCTCCTCGACCAGATCGGCCCCTACTCCGAGCTCGCCACCTCGGCCTTCGCGGTCGTCCAGGAGGAAGCAGGCGACGAGGTCGCCAAGAAGTTCCACGACCTGCTCTTCGAGAACCAGCCCAGCGAGTCCGGTCCCTTCCCCGAGGGCGCCGACCTCGTCGACCTCGCCGTCGAGGCCGGCGCCGAGGAGTCCGCGGTCAAGGACCGTATCGAGAACCTCGACGGCAAGGCCTGGGCCGACGCCGCCACGCAGGCTGCTGTCGACGACGGCGTCCAGGGCACCCCGACGATCCTCCTCGACGGTGAGCAGTTCGCGGACGGCAACTCCTTCGAGGAGATCGCCGCGAACCTGGCCGAGCAGCTCTCCTGA
- a CDS encoding FkbM family methyltransferase — protein sequence MAYATTEEGHRIYVKPTDPRALGLIANKGRIIRGSLELWRVALGLHEWQTVIDIGVNYGEMLVGVEIPAGAELIGFEPNTSLHKVLRKTLEARGVAIDLRSQAVADRPGTARFAVDRTWSGTSSLYDERHDGSARWQLRDVEVTTLDEVLGGSGRSFCVKVDVEGFEREVVDGAAGSLEGTERWALMLEIEHMDRGYLAELARTRDVFVKEKDSTVLRRVPGERIAVEELLDEPTLHRQDCVVLSPALAAGSAIA from the coding sequence ATGGCGTACGCGACAACCGAAGAAGGCCATCGGATCTATGTGAAGCCGACCGATCCGCGGGCTCTCGGCCTGATCGCCAACAAGGGACGGATCATCCGTGGCTCGCTGGAGCTGTGGCGGGTGGCGCTCGGGCTGCACGAGTGGCAGACCGTGATCGACATCGGCGTGAACTACGGCGAGATGCTTGTCGGGGTGGAGATCCCGGCGGGTGCGGAGCTGATCGGGTTCGAACCGAACACATCGCTGCACAAGGTCCTGCGCAAGACCCTCGAGGCCCGAGGCGTCGCGATCGACCTTCGCTCGCAGGCCGTCGCCGACAGGCCCGGCACGGCGCGGTTCGCGGTCGACCGGACCTGGTCGGGGACGTCGTCGCTGTACGACGAGCGCCACGACGGCTCGGCCCGCTGGCAGCTCCGCGACGTCGAGGTCACCACCCTCGACGAGGTGCTCGGCGGCTCGGGGCGGTCGTTCTGCGTGAAGGTGGACGTCGAGGGCTTCGAGCGGGAGGTCGTCGACGGCGCCGCCGGGTCGCTGGAGGGCACGGAGCGCTGGGCGTTGATGCTCGAGATCGAGCACATGGACCGCGGCTACCTTGCCGAGCTGGCGCGGACCCGCGACGTGTTCGTCAAGGAGAAGGACTCGACCGTGCTGCGGCGGGTGCCCGGCGAGCGCATCGCCGTCGAGGAGCTTCTCGACGAACCCACGCTGCACCGCCAGGACTGCGTCGTGCTGAGCCCTGCCCTTGCCGCCGGATCGGCGATAGCGTGA
- a CDS encoding NAD(P)H-dependent flavin oxidoreductase — protein sequence MTARRRAQEFCEAYGLSMPILQAPMAGACPPAAAAAVADAGGMGAAGVVLDSPQRIAEWTAEFRSMSAGPLQLNIWIPDPIDDDQARIAAAEEFLGRFGTPGPEQPPAPSFEEQCEAMLAARPTVVSSIMGLFSPDYVDRLHEAGIAWFACATTLAEARAAQEAGADAIVAQGLEAGGHRGVFEAETAERTAVGLFALLPHIVDGVDLPVIATGGIADGRGVAAALTLGASAVQVGSALLRSPETGIADAWAASLDGLEPEDTVATRAYSGRLGRAAPTPYVRSWQAPDSPSPAPYPHQRRLVGRWRKGTPDEAAAVALDRANHWAGQAAGRAVAEPAADIVTRMWSEARSLLPDAE from the coding sequence ATGACCGCCCGACGACGTGCTCAGGAGTTCTGCGAGGCGTACGGCCTCTCGATGCCGATCCTTCAGGCGCCGATGGCGGGTGCGTGTCCGCCCGCCGCGGCGGCCGCGGTGGCCGATGCCGGCGGGATGGGGGCGGCGGGCGTGGTGCTCGACTCGCCGCAACGGATCGCGGAATGGACCGCCGAGTTCCGGTCGATGTCGGCGGGTCCGCTGCAGCTGAACATCTGGATTCCCGACCCGATCGACGACGACCAGGCCAGGATCGCGGCCGCGGAGGAGTTCCTCGGGAGGTTCGGTACGCCGGGCCCCGAGCAGCCTCCCGCGCCCTCGTTCGAGGAGCAGTGCGAGGCGATGCTCGCCGCCCGGCCGACGGTCGTCTCCTCGATCATGGGTCTCTTCTCGCCCGACTACGTGGACCGTCTGCACGAGGCGGGGATCGCCTGGTTCGCGTGCGCCACGACCCTGGCCGAGGCTCGGGCCGCCCAGGAGGCCGGTGCGGACGCCATCGTCGCCCAGGGACTCGAGGCCGGCGGGCATCGTGGCGTCTTCGAGGCGGAGACGGCGGAGCGTACGGCCGTGGGACTGTTCGCGCTGCTCCCGCACATCGTCGACGGCGTGGACCTGCCGGTCATCGCCACCGGAGGGATCGCCGACGGCCGTGGCGTCGCCGCGGCGCTGACCCTCGGCGCGAGCGCCGTGCAGGTCGGCAGTGCGCTGCTGCGTTCGCCCGAGACCGGGATCGCCGACGCCTGGGCGGCCTCGCTGGACGGGCTCGAGCCGGAGGACACGGTCGCCACCCGGGCCTACTCCGGCCGCCTCGGCCGCGCGGCCCCGACGCCCTATGTGCGTTCCTGGCAGGCCCCGGACTCGCCCTCGCCCGCGCCCTACCCGCACCAGCGCCGGCTGGTCGGCAGGTGGCGCAAGGGCACGCCCGACGAGGCCGCGGCGGTGGCTCTCGACCGCGCCAACCACTGGGCCGGGCAGGCCGCCGGCCGCGCCGTCGCCGAGCCCGCGGCCGACATCGTCACCCGGATGTGGAGCGAGGCCCGAAGTCTCCTTCCCGACGCGGAGTAG
- a CDS encoding MarR family winged helix-turn-helix transcriptional regulator gives MGIADDAVEIRAQGWRTLAAVHGLIEAALEKALQREHGLSVVEFTVLDALSRQDGWHMRMQQLARAAALSSSATTRLVTRLENRNLLTRILCADDRRGIYTELTPAGRALLKKARPLHDEVLRTALDEAAEIPELAPLVHALGTLSPA, from the coding sequence ATGGGAATCGCTGACGACGCCGTCGAGATCCGCGCTCAGGGCTGGCGCACGCTGGCCGCCGTGCACGGACTGATCGAGGCCGCGCTCGAGAAGGCGCTGCAGCGCGAGCACGGGCTGTCGGTCGTCGAGTTCACCGTCCTCGACGCGCTCAGCCGCCAGGACGGCTGGCACATGCGCATGCAGCAGCTGGCCCGCGCGGCAGCCCTCTCCTCCTCGGCCACGACCCGCCTGGTCACCCGCCTGGAGAACCGCAACCTCCTCACCCGGATCCTGTGCGCCGACGACCGGCGCGGGATCTACACCGAGCTCACGCCCGCCGGACGGGCGCTGCTGAAGAAGGCGCGTCCGTTGCACGACGAGGTGCTGCGTACGGCTCTGGACGAGGCCGCCGAGATCCCCGAGCTCGCGCCGCTCGTGCACGCGCTCGGAACGTTGTCGCCCGCCTGA
- a CDS encoding group II truncated hemoglobin: protein MTLYDDLGGAPALRRLSDAFYERVLADELLAPVFASFTPTHVERVAVWLGEIFGGPADFTATLGGHQALLKVHLGLGIREEHRQRWLELMQAAIEEVLADRPELHKTLMAYFDWGTAIAKDVSQDPPGTDLGDPGPTPRWGHDGLIAH from the coding sequence ATGACCTTGTACGACGACCTCGGCGGTGCTCCCGCGCTGCGCCGGCTGAGCGACGCGTTCTACGAGAGGGTGCTGGCCGACGAGCTCCTCGCGCCGGTGTTCGCGAGCTTCACACCCACGCATGTCGAGCGGGTGGCGGTCTGGCTGGGCGAGATCTTCGGCGGCCCGGCCGACTTCACCGCCACCCTCGGCGGCCACCAGGCTCTGTTGAAGGTGCACCTCGGCCTCGGGATCCGCGAGGAGCACCGGCAGCGCTGGCTCGAGCTGATGCAGGCCGCCATCGAGGAGGTGCTGGCCGACCGGCCCGAGCTGCACAAGACGCTGATGGCCTACTTCGACTGGGGCACCGCGATCGCGAAGGACGTCTCCCAGGACCCGCCCGGCACCGATCTCGGCGACCCCGGGCCGACGCCCCGTTGGGGCCACGACGGGCTGATCGCGCACTAA